The nucleotide window CCACGACTTGCCGCAGATCGTCGATGTTGTGCAGGAACACATGGGAGATCTCGGCCACACGCGGATCGACGTTGCGGGGCACGGCGATGTCGAGAATCACGAGCGGCGCCGCCCCGGTTCGGGGGCCGCCGACGTGCGCCGCCCGAAGGAAGGCCGCCTCCGACTCCGTGCAGGCGATGACGAGATCCACCCGATCCAGCGCATCGAGCGCGGCGCTCCTTCGCATCGGGAGCGCCTCAAGGGGCCGGCTCACGCGCTCGGCGCGGTCCGGGTTGCGGCTCGCGAGGAACACGCGCCCTGCCCCTTCCCGCTTCAGGCACTGCACCGTGAGTCTTCCCATCTCGCCGGTCCCGAGTACGAGCACGCAACGGTCGTCGAGCGAGCCGAAGACCTTCCGGGCGAGACCGACCGCCGCGCCGGGGATCGAAGTTACGCCGCTCGCGATCGACGTGTCGGCCCGCACGCGCCCGCCGACCTGGAGGGCCGACTGGAACAGGCGATGCAGTACCGGCCCCACAGTGGGACGTCCATCCCGATAGGCTCCCCGGACCTGGCCCTGAATCTGCGGTTCGCCGACGATGAGCGACTCCAGGCCGCTGGTGACACGGAACAGGTGGCGGACGGCGCCCGTTCCCCTGAGCGTGGCCAGGTACGAGTCTCCGGCGGTCCCCAGGCCCGAGACCGCGCACAGCGCGTCGCGCGCCAGGCGGTCGAGCGCCTCCGCGTCGCTCCCCGCCAGGTAGCATTCCGTCCGGTTGCAGGTGGAGAGCACGACGCACTCGGAAACCGCCGATCTGGCCGTCAGATTGTCGACCCACTCCGCCCGTCGGTGATCTCCCAGCGCGAAGCGTTCCCGGATGTCGATGGGAGCCGTCCGGTGGCTGAGTCCGACGGCGACGAGCGCGTCGGCGGGAGCATGCGGCATCCTCTCCGGCAGGGGGGACTCCATGCCGTGGCGAGATCCGGCGATCGCGACGCCGGCCGCCTCAGAAGGGGAGATCGTCCTCACCCGCGACGGACCGGTTGGAGAACTCCGAGAAATCCG belongs to Candidatus Palauibacter australiensis and includes:
- the hemA gene encoding glutamyl-tRNA reductase; translated protein: MPHAPADALVAVGLSHRTAPIDIRERFALGDHRRAEWVDNLTARSAVSECVVLSTCNRTECYLAGSDAEALDRLARDALCAVSGLGTAGDSYLATLRGTGAVRHLFRVTSGLESLIVGEPQIQGQVRGAYRDGRPTVGPVLHRLFQSALQVGGRVRADTSIASGVTSIPGAAVGLARKVFGSLDDRCVLVLGTGEMGRLTVQCLKREGAGRVFLASRNPDRAERVSRPLEALPMRRSAALDALDRVDLVIACTESEAAFLRAAHVGGPRTGAAPLVILDIAVPRNVDPRVAEISHVFLHNIDDLRQVVDRARAAREHERARAEAIIERHVARYRVWRRSRRADPAVRALRHTARQLVVDALANHTPVPDDEDEARRLASQAALNKVLHGPTRAIRWLAERSDGRECLRRMEPWLAGRRGPPAGDVGRGRMSSDRLQGRRT